A single Streptomyces sannanensis DNA region contains:
- a CDS encoding sugar phosphate isomerase/epimerase produces MLGVAAGATAAALLGTTAAAPAAATELPGQGLGRPVLPPGRLGIQLYSLRDKVATLGFAQVFAELQRYGYDEVEYAGYTQGSAGPLTLAQLKQLTHDHGLRAIGSHVGYYSDNPTAYTFAQNLTRVLDDAEALGLKHIGTASGPWRYGATVDGWKRCAEEFNRFGAEAKKRGMKFYQHNHSEEFSFATDRPDVRLYDVLLAETDPSLVHLEMDIFWAYVGQYRYSRRVDGTPAPFDPLDYVLAQPDRYPLFHVKDGTRDGSAPYGYQMTDVGDGDIDYRRFIAEVTRISGGRPAHHWQAERDNPTDSLSFARRSGDHLHSLREKAG; encoded by the coding sequence ATGCTCGGCGTCGCCGCGGGCGCCACCGCCGCCGCCCTCCTCGGCACCACGGCCGCCGCCCCGGCCGCCGCCACCGAACTCCCCGGCCAAGGCCTCGGCCGCCCCGTCCTGCCCCCCGGCCGCCTGGGAATCCAGCTCTACTCCCTCCGCGACAAGGTCGCGACCCTCGGCTTCGCCCAGGTCTTCGCCGAGCTCCAGCGCTACGGCTACGACGAGGTCGAGTACGCCGGCTACACCCAGGGCTCCGCGGGCCCCCTCACCCTCGCCCAGCTCAAGCAGCTGACCCACGACCACGGCCTGCGCGCCATAGGCAGCCACGTCGGCTACTACTCCGACAACCCCACCGCCTACACCTTCGCCCAGAACCTCACCCGGGTCCTCGACGACGCCGAGGCCCTCGGCCTCAAGCACATCGGCACGGCATCGGGACCCTGGCGCTACGGCGCCACCGTCGACGGCTGGAAGCGCTGCGCCGAGGAGTTCAACCGGTTCGGCGCCGAGGCGAAGAAGCGCGGCATGAAGTTCTACCAGCACAACCACTCGGAGGAGTTCTCCTTCGCCACCGACCGCCCCGACGTACGCCTCTACGACGTGCTGCTCGCCGAGACCGACCCCTCCCTCGTCCATCTGGAGATGGACATCTTCTGGGCGTACGTCGGCCAGTACCGCTACTCCAGGCGCGTCGACGGCACCCCCGCCCCCTTCGACCCGCTCGACTACGTCCTCGCCCAGCCCGACCGCTATCCGCTCTTCCACGTCAAGGACGGCACCCGCGACGGCTCCGCCCCTTACGGCTACCAGATGACGGACGTGGGGGACGGGGACATCGACTACCGGCGCTTCATCGCCGAGGTGACCAGGATCAGCGGCGGCCGCCCCGCCCACCACTGGCAGGCCGAGCGCGACAACCCCACCGACTCGCTCTCGTTCGCGCGCCGTTCCGGCGACCACCTCCACTCGCTGCGCGAGAAGGCCGGCTGA